Genomic segment of Sulfurovum sp. UBA12169:
CCTATCAAAGAGGTTGCCGTTAAAAAAAACGTTTCCGAGGTAAACCAATTGGCTACCCAGTGCCCCACGATCACTCCAATCAGAGAAAGGAATGAGCCAAGCAAAATAATTCCGCTAAGAGCAAAGCTTTTATAGTAAACAACCAAAAGCAAGAAAATCAAAACTAAAGCAGCTATAAAAGCAGCGCCAAGATCCCTGAAAGTATCCAAAGTCACTTTCATCTCTCCGTCCCAACGCAAAAGAAACTTTTCACCCGTTTTTTTATCCGTCAAATGCAAGTCAAACATATATGTCGATATTCCGGGCTCTTTGTTTACCTCATACTCTTTTGCAAAATACGCCATCATTTTTTCTCTTGCATCAAGCAAAGGATAAACCTGCGACACCATGTCTGTTTCTGCAATTACATTGATCATTCGATTGAGATTTTTATGCATAATCATGGGACTTGAGTCCGCTTTTCTAATCGTAACAACCTCACTTAGAGGCACAAGCATTCCTTCTGTATTCATAAGGTTCAAAGAAGAGATCTTGCTTTGCAAAATCTCTTTTTCATCTGATCGCAATTGCTTGCTTTCTTTATCTAATACTAAAAATATAGGTATTTGATCAGGGAAGTCTTTGGCATTTTTATGAGCAATCACCATACCTTCAAATGCAAGATACAAAATATTATTTACCTGCTCAACGCTCAATCCGCTTCTGGCAATCTTCTCTTTATCGGGCACCAATTCATATTTGCTATAGATCTCATCTGCCATCATATCCACATCAACCAATCCCTTCGTTTTTGAAAGAATATCCGCCACATTGGTTGAAATTTTCCTGATTTCATTAAGATTTTCTCCATACACCTCTACAACAATGGATGCCATCGTTGGAGGTCCTGCCGGCTGCTCAATGAATTTAATTGTAGTTTGGGGTACTAATTTTTCGCATTTGTCTTTCACTAAAGGTCTTAGGCGCTGTGTCATTAAAAATGAAGGCTCATCTCTTTGGTGCTTGTCTGTCAAATTCACAGAAATTTCAGCAACATTTTCAGTACCCTTCATGCCTGTTCCTTTTACAAGCCCTGCATAATCAAGCGGGATTCCTTGACCCAAAAAAAGTTCAATATTCATCACTTCTTTCTCTTTTTGCAAAAAATCAACTACACAGCTGCAAACATTTTTTGTCTGCTCAATTGAGCTGCCCGCAGGCGTATCGACATAGACAGAAAACGTATTGTCGCTTTTCCCCGGCAGCATTTTTGCCAAAACCAGTTGCGCAGGAAACATCAACAAAGAACCGAAAAATGCAAAAACAGTTAAAACAATTACGAGCATTTTTTTAGATTTTTTATCTAAAATATTATAAATAAATTGTTCTAGTTTTTTCATTGATCTTCTCCTTTGTTTTCTTGTATTTTATGATGATTGTCTCCTGCTTTTGGTTTTTTAAGAAGCTTTAAACTCAAATAAGGTGTAAAAATATAAGCCACTCCCAGTGACGCAAGCAAAGCAACAGGAACATTATACGGGATAGGCTTCATAAAAGAACCCATCATTCCGCCAACAAATGCCATTGGAACCATCGTTAAAATAATTGCCAAAGTCGCTATATTTGTCGGTGCACCGATCTCATCGGTTGCCTCTATCAGCAATTCATCCATCTCCTTGCTCTCTGCTTCATGGCTGTGTAAATGTCTATGTATATTTTCAATCACAATAATAGCGGCATCTACCAATAATCCCAATGAAAGGAGAAAAGCAAAAAGGGTAATTCTGTTAATCGTTTGTCCCGATAAATAGGCGATAAAAAGAGTAATTGCCAAAATGGCCGGTACTGTAAATGTTACAATCAAAGACTCTCTCCATCCCAGTGCAAATACCAACATAAAAGCAATAATAAAAATAGTAATAATCAAGTGATGCATAAGCTCATTTACTGCTTCATTTGCCCTGTGTCCATAGTTTCTGGTGACCAGATATCCTATTCCCGCATCAGAAAATTCTTTTTCATGCGCCTTGAGTACTTTCACCACATCCTCTGAAACAAAAACGGCATTTGTCCCCGCCAGTTTTGCTACAGTAAGCGTAATCTGCTTTGCTAGAGAAGTTATTTTCGCACCGCCTGCTTCTGTTTTATACAGTATTTTGGCTTCTTTGAAATTTTGAATATCTATGCCCTTGGTTACAGCGGCCACATCTTTAAGGTAAATCGGAGATCCCATATATTGCGCAACAATCACATTGCCTACATCTTCTACGCTCTCAATAGCGTTTTCAACACCAAAAATAACTAATTTCCCTTCATGTGTTCTGCTTTTTACATCAGGCACATCCACAGCAACAGACTGCACCGCTTTCATGATTTGCCCCAAAGACAAATTGTATGCCGAAAGTTTTCCTATGTCCACCTGCACATTGTACTGTGCCTTATGGGCGCCGCTGAGGGTAGTTTTGGCTACATTATCAATGGCATTTAATTTTTGCTGTATATTTCTGACTTTGTTAAAAAGCGTAACATCATCTACTTGCGAGTCCGCCTTGGGATAAAAAGCCACCGTAACGATAGGGATATCGATATCGATATCAAACGGTTTTATCAAAGGCTGCATTACTCCTTTTGGCATCTCATCCATATTTTGCATTACCTTATCATACAGCTTCAGATTTGAGTCTTCTCTGTCTTCTCCTATATAATACATAACATTGACAATCCCTACATTATCCATAGCCATGCCATAAATATGTTCTATTCCGCGAATCTCTCTGAGTTTTCTTTCCAATGGATTAATGATAATATTTTCTATCTCTTTTGGCGATGCCCCCGGCATCGCCACGATCACTGCTCCTCCGGATATAGCAATTTGCGGATCCTCTTCTCTGGGCATGATACTGAGTGCCAAATATCCCATAAGCAAAAGAAAGACACCCAATACAGCCGTCAAAGGATTGCGCAAAAACCCTTTGGCAAGTTTTCCCGCAACATCAGTTACTCGATATTCATTTTTAGCATCCATATTGCTTCCTAACCATTTATCATGACTTTTGCATACATGCCGGGATAAACGGATTGTTCTTGTAAATCGAAAGTCATCTTGATTGTAAATTTATGCGTCATAGGATTGGAGCTTGGAATAATAGAACTGATTTTGCCGATAGTTTTCAATCCGATAGAAGGAATCTCGATAGAAACTTCTTTGCCGAGTTCGATATATTTTAGATCGGTTTCGCTTATCTCTGCGAGGATTTTTAGTTTGCTCAAATCCGTAAGCACCACCGCAGGCATACCCGGTATCGCCATCTCTCCTTCATTGAGTTTTTTGGAGACAATCACTCCTGCATTGGGCGCTTGCACTTTAAGGTAGTTGTACTGATTTAAAACTTCATCTTTTTTAGCCAAAGCCTGCTGGACCTGCTCTTGTGCGATCTTCACCATATCTTGAAGATTTTTTGCTGCAAGCTGCAACGTTTCAAGTTCATACTTTGAAACCATTTTTTTTGCATAAAGCCTTTCATGCCTTGCAAGATTGGTAAGTACATTATTGTATTGATTTGCGTTCATTTGTAAGGCGAGCCTAGCTTGGGATATAGCTAAATCAACCTGTCGTTCTGCCGCTTCTATCTCTATGGAGTCGATTTCATAAAGCAGCTGCCCTTTTTTGACAATTTCGCCTTCGGATACTGCCATATTTTTTACATACCCCATATATCGGCTTGTGATCATTTTTTGATTGTCTGAAATCACACTCCCGCTCAAATTAATCTCCACGGCCTGCACAACCGTTGCCAAGAAGACCAAAGCCGACATTAAAATTATTTTTTTCATACATTCTCTCCTGCATTTAAGATGCTGTTTAATTCAAAAATCTTGGTATTGCGCTCATTTTCAACGGTCAAGAGCTTAAGCAGCATCTCAAGCTCTTTGGATTGCTTCATCAATAAATCCGAAATTGAAACCAATCCCTCTTTATATCGGGCATGATAGTTTTCGTACACTTTTTTTGCAAAACTTAGCTGTTTTTTGTAATTCTTGACATCAGAGGATTTGCTTAAAATTTCGGTTTGTAATTTTTTTACCTGCAAGGCAATACCGCTTTTAGCTAAAGCCACCTGATCTTGCACTTTGAGATAGTTGACCTTTGCTTTTTCGAGATTGGCGGCATCTACTCCTCCGTTAAACAAATTCCATTTAAACTGCACACCAAATGTGTAGGCATCTTTGTCTAAAAATTCATTCCACAATCTATTGTCGGCGCTTCCATATTCTGCAAATGCACCAACCGTAGGAAGGAAATTTGATTTTTCCACATTAAGTGCCATCTGGGTAATTTGCAGTCCCAATAATGCTTTTTGGATATCAATATTGTTTGATTCGATTTCAGCAACATTGATTCGAGGCATAGGCGCCATCTCATCAATTTTTCTTATAGAACTAACTTCCGTATTGAGTAAAAAAGAGAGAAACTGATAGGCCAGATCTTTGTTGAGTTTTGCCTGATTGAGCATACTTTGCGCTTCTGCTTTGCGTGCTTCGACTTCAAGCACATCAATATTTTGTGCATACCCTTCTTTATGCATAGATCTTACGACGTCTTCGAGTTTATCGATATTTTGCATGATCTTTGAAAGATTGTAAATATAGTTTTCAACCAAAGAGATATCATAAAATGCTTTTTTGGTTTGAAATATTTTTTCATTGAGAAGTTTCTGAGTATCATATTGGCTCATACGGTAAAGCGACTGGGTAATACGTCCGTATTCGGTCAATTTGCCGCCGGTATAAAGGGGCAACATGTAGGAGAGTTTGGTTTGGTAGTGATTGCGCGCTTCGGGATAATTTAAACTACTGGGTGGCTTATTGTACATATCTTCACATGCTTGCATATCCCCACCTTGACAATTTCCAAAATTATTCATAAATTCATCTGCACCAAAATCTCCAAAATCTGCTTCACGGCTTTGCAGCTTAAACCCAAATACATTGCCCGCGTCATTGGACCGCATAGCCGATACGGTGGCATCAAGCGTTCCGTAGTTGTGCCCTTTGGCCGCTTTGGCTTCATACATTTTCATTTGGGATTCAAACTGTGAGATTTTCAACTCCAGGTTGTTCTTTTTTAGCATGTCCAGCGCCTGCTGTAAACTTAAATGTTCCATACCGGCAAAAAGCGGTATCGCAAGCAAAAAGATCAAATACCTTTTCATTCAACACTCCCTTATGGTTTCAGATTGGTCGCAGCATAAATAAAACCATTTTCCTATGCCGGATAAAACACTATACAAGAAGAGAATTATATCGAAGAAAATATATTGTGTTAATTAAGGAAAGCAAGAATGATAAGTATTTTAGATAAAACAATCGAGCGGACGTCTCCGCCGATCTCTTTAAAGTGTCGCATGCGCAACGCTGATGCACGCCTTCAAAGCAGAAAGTTCTTCCAGAACTTTTTTGCTGACTTTTCCGTCAACTCGTACAACAGCAAGGGCTTGCTTCTTGGTATCTCTTCCCAATCTAAAATCAGAAATATTAAGACCGTTTTGTGCCAAAATTCTACCGACATCGCCGATAACTCCGGGAGTATCTGTATTTCTAAAGAAAATCATAGTTCCTTTTGGCTCAACATCCAAATCATAATCATCAATTTCAACAATACGCTGTACACTTCCATCAAATACAGTACCCGCTATACTGATAGTGCCCTGTTCTGTGGTCAATTTAATGATGACAATGTTGGTAAATCCGCTGGTGTTGGGTTTAATCTCTTTGCTGATCGATATTCCGCGCTCGGCCGCAACGAATTCAGCATTAACGTAATTAACTTGGTCTGCCAGAGATTCTGTCAGTACACCCACTGTGGCAAATGTACCCATAGATTCAATATACTCTGCAATCTCACCTTTTGCCATTACCTTAATAGATTTTACAGCACTTTTTTTCACTTGTGCTGATAAGTGACCCATTTTTTGTATAAGTTCAAGATATGGTCTTACAAAATCAGGTAATTCATTTTCTTTGATCGGCAAATTCAGCGCATTCGGATAAGCAATCCCTTTTGCAGAAGCTATTGCATTTTCTGCCGCTTGTATTGCAATATTTTCTTGCGATTCTTTAGTATTTGCACCCAAGTGAGGCGTCACTGTCACATTATTTAAATCCAATAACGGATGATCTATGGCAGGCTCTTTGTCAAATACATCAATCCCGGCCATTGCAATTTTTTTAGATTTAAGTCCTTCAAGAAGAGCTTCTTCGTTATAAAGACCGCCTCTTGCACAGTTGATAAGAATTACGCCGTCTTTCATTTTGGCAATCTCTTCTTTTCCGATCATGCCAATGGTCTCTTCGG
This window contains:
- a CDS encoding multidrug transporter AcrB, whose translation is MKKLEQFIYNILDKKSKKMLVIVLTVFAFFGSLLMFPAQLVLAKMLPGKSDNTFSVYVDTPAGSSIEQTKNVCSCVVDFLQKEKEVMNIELFLGQGIPLDYAGLVKGTGMKGTENVAEISVNLTDKHQRDEPSFLMTQRLRPLVKDKCEKLVPQTTIKFIEQPAGPPTMASIVVEVYGENLNEIRKISTNVADILSKTKGLVDVDMMADEIYSKYELVPDKEKIARSGLSVEQVNNILYLAFEGMVIAHKNAKDFPDQIPIFLVLDKESKQLRSDEKEILQSKISSLNLMNTEGMLVPLSEVVTIRKADSSPMIMHKNLNRMINVIAETDMVSQVYPLLDAREKMMAYFAKEYEVNKEPGISTYMFDLHLTDKKTGEKFLLRWDGEMKVTLDTFRDLGAAFIAALVLIFLLLVVYYKSFALSGIILLGSFLSLIGVIVGHWVANWFTSETFFLTATSLIGFIALMGISSRNSLLLIDFAKSLMQCHGMSKRHAIAVATATRAKPIALTAVAIILGSALLASDPIFGGLGVALISGTVAAVFVSLFFVPILMDNTKAMDFKPADHCDINNISITK
- a CDS encoding multidrug transporter AcrB, with the protein product MDAKNEYRVTDVAGKLAKGFLRNPLTAVLGVFLLLMGYLALSIMPREEDPQIAISGGAVIVAMPGASPKEIENIIINPLERKLREIRGIEHIYGMAMDNVGIVNVMYYIGEDREDSNLKLYDKVMQNMDEMPKGVMQPLIKPFDIDIDIPIVTVAFYPKADSQVDDVTLFNKVRNIQQKLNAIDNVAKTTLSGAHKAQYNVQVDIGKLSAYNLSLGQIMKAVQSVAVDVPDVKSRTHEGKLVIFGVENAIESVEDVGNVIVAQYMGSPIYLKDVAAVTKGIDIQNFKEAKILYKTEAGGAKITSLAKQITLTVAKLAGTNAVFVSEDVVKVLKAHEKEFSDAGIGYLVTRNYGHRANEAVNELMHHLIITIFIIAFMLVFALGWRESLIVTFTVPAILAITLFIAYLSGQTINRITLFAFLLSLGLLVDAAIIVIENIHRHLHSHEAESKEMDELLIEATDEIGAPTNIATLAIILTMVPMAFVGGMMGSFMKPIPYNVPVALLASLGVAYIFTPYLSLKLLKKPKAGDNHHKIQENKGEDQ
- a CDS encoding efflux transporter periplasmic adaptor subunit — its product is MKKIILMSALVFLATVVQAVEINLSGSVISDNQKMITSRYMGYVKNMAVSEGEIVKKGQLLYEIDSIEIEAAERQVDLAISQARLALQMNANQYNNVLTNLARHERLYAKKMVSKYELETLQLAAKNLQDMVKIAQEQVQQALAKKDEVLNQYNYLKVQAPNAGVIVSKKLNEGEMAIPGMPAVVLTDLSKLKILAEISETDLKYIELGKEVSIEIPSIGLKTIGKISSIIPSSNPMTHKFTIKMTFDLQEQSVYPGMYAKVMING
- a CDS encoding transporter, whose product is MKRYLIFLLAIPLFAGMEHLSLQQALDMLKKNNLELKISQFESQMKMYEAKAAKGHNYGTLDATVSAMRSNDAGNVFGFKLQSREADFGDFGADEFMNNFGNCQGGDMQACEDMYNKPPSSLNYPEARNHYQTKLSYMLPLYTGGKLTEYGRITQSLYRMSQYDTQKLLNEKIFQTKKAFYDISLVENYIYNLSKIMQNIDKLEDVVRSMHKEGYAQNIDVLEVEARKAEAQSMLNQAKLNKDLAYQFLSFLLNTEVSSIRKIDEMAPMPRINVAEIESNNIDIQKALLGLQITQMALNVEKSNFLPTVGAFAEYGSADNRLWNEFLDKDAYTFGVQFKWNLFNGGVDAANLEKAKVNYLKVQDQVALAKSGIALQVKKLQTEILSKSSDVKNYKKQLSFAKKVYENYHARYKEGLVSISDLLMKQSKELEMLLKLLTVENERNTKIFELNSILNAGENV
- a CDS encoding phosphoglycerate dehydrogenase, which encodes MSKITIVVCDHIHQKGLDILSGDADIEMINAADEPKDKLVTQILPLADVAITRSSTDVDEFFLTHAAKIKAVVRAGVGVDNVDIDGCSKRGIVVMNVPTANTIAAVELTMTHMLSCVRTFPYAHNNLKIDRIWRRQDWYGTELKDKKLGIIGFGNIGSRVGKRAKAFEMDVIAYDPYIDSSKVTNEDIVYTKNFDDILACDIITIHTPKTEETIGMIGKEEIAKMKDGVILINCARGGLYNEEALLEGLKSKKIAMAGIDVFDKEPAIDHPLLDLNNVTVTPHLGANTKESQENIAIQAAENAIASAKGIAYPNALNLPIKENELPDFVRPYLELIQKMGHLSAQVKKSAVKSIKVMAKGEIAEYIESMGTFATVGVLTESLADQVNYVNAEFVAAERGISISKEIKPNTSGFTNIVIIKLTTEQGTISIAGTVFDGSVQRIVEIDDYDLDVEPKGTMIFFRNTDTPGVIGDVGRILAQNGLNISDFRLGRDTKKQALAVVRVDGKVSKKVLEELSALKACISVAHATL